In Elgaria multicarinata webbii isolate HBS135686 ecotype San Diego chromosome 15, rElgMul1.1.pri, whole genome shotgun sequence, one genomic interval encodes:
- the LOC134409224 gene encoding potassium voltage-gated channel subfamily C member 1-like, giving the protein MNSAREKVTLNIGGIRYETYLSTLRAFPGTKLCHLTEPQASTTFDYDPNVKEFFFDRNAGLFDEVLNYYRTKHLHCPEAVCKSVLEEELAFWDISDAPLAPCCRQKLNDLESQHEEYNIWDGDRSAEDQGLLAQGETSSNSWRARWQPKIWALFEKPCSSLHAKCLAAVSLLFNIGISILFIAKTHEQIHYIPVHHSTSELYNETTYHHEVEFSFYKRFLYLLHLELFCVIWFMFEFSSRFTFCPDKKKFLRNPLNVADLISLFPVYIELFSTGHPKANHSLICWLGLFRVLYFLKLLKILKLVETPLMFRVLSYTLRSILREIVILLMVFAFEILFFGTICYYAEFIGEHAETYFNDITYSFWWAVVTLTTVGYGDMYPISAFSKVIAACTAVCGVLTIIIPIPIFFIKFKGYYDAAVIKEEMKRMKK; this is encoded by the exons ATGAACTCTGCCAGAGAAAAGGTCACCTTGAACATCGGGGGAATCCGATATGAGACGTACCTCAGTACTCTCAGGGCCTTTCCCGGAACCAAGCTGTGCCACTTGACGGAGCCTCAGGCCTCCACCACCTTTGACTATGACCCCAATGTCAAAGAATTCTTCTTTGACAGAAACGCCGGCCTCTTCGATGAGGTGCTGAATTATTACAGGACCAAACATCTCCACTGTCCCGAAGCAGTCTGTAAGTCGGTCCTTGAGGAGGAGCTGGCATTCTGGGACATCTCTGACGCACCCTTGGCTCCCTGTTGTCGGCAGAAGCTGAATGATTTGGAGAGTCAACACGAAGAGTACAACATCTGGGACGGGGACAGATCCGCTGAAGATCAGGGCCTCCTGGCCCAAGGGGAAACAAGCAGTAACAGCTGGAGGGCCCGGTGGCAGCCCAAAATCTGGGCTCTCTTTGAAAAGCCTTGTTCCAGTTTGCATGCTAAG tgcctggctgctgtttctcTGCTCTTCAATATCGGCATCAGCATCCTTTTTATAGCGAAGACTCATGAACAAATACATTACATTCCTGTTCACCACTCCACCAGTGAACTTTACAATGAGACTACCTACCACCATGAAGTTGAATTTTCATTTTACAAACGATTCCTTTACCTCCTCCATCTGGAGCTTTTCTGCGTCATCTGGTTCATGTTCGAGTTTTCCTCACGGTTCACGTTCTGCCCAGACAAAAAGAAATTCCTTAGAAACCCTCTGAATGTGGCCGATCTCATCTCCTTGTTTCCAGTTTACATCGAGCTCTTCTCAACTGGGCATCCCAAAGCAAATCACAGTCTCATATGCTGGCTGGGTTTGTTTCGGGTGCTGTATTTCCTCAAACTCCTGAAGATACTTAAATTGGTGGAGACCCCTCTAATGTTCAGAGTCCTGTCCTACACACTGAGGTCCATCCTAAGGGAGATTGTCATCCTCTTGATGGTTTTTGCCTTTGAAATCCTTTTCTTTGGCACCATCTGTTATTATGCAGAGTTCATTGGAGAGCATGCTGAGACATACTTCAATGATATTACCTATTCCTTCTGGTGGGCAGTGGTCACCTTGACCACTGTAGGCTATGGAGACATGTACCCTATTTCTGCATTCAGCAAAGTGATAGCAGCCTGCACTGCAGTGTGTGGCGTGCTAACCATTATCATCCCAATCCCAATCTTCTTCATCAAGTTCAAGGGCTATTATGATGCTGCTGTAATCAAGGAGGAGATGAAGAGGATGAAGAAATAA